Proteins encoded by one window of Streptococcus suis S735:
- a CDS encoding phosphomannomutase/phosphoglucomutase — protein MSHHHVLQNGSDIRGIAIATDEYAVNLTPQATQEVVRGLIHWLTQKPELAQVYQKGQLTIGIGRDSRLSGPDLVAAFTEEAVCLGVQLIDFGMATTPALFMSTQYPQFKCHAGVMITASHLPYYFNGIKIFSENGGAEHEDIDFILSHSEDLPASSLGSITSADLITPYAQDLVGKIRTACGGQEKPLTGLNIIVDAGNGAGGFFAEKVLAELGADTTGSQFLDPDGTFPNHVPNPDNKEAMESIRQAVLKQGADLGIIFDTDVDRAALVTKSGEILNRNNLIAVLSQIVLAEHPGTSIVTNSPTTEHLKVFIESLGGKQIRYISGYRNVINRAILANQEGVDCQLAIETSGHAAFKENYFLDDGTYVAAKILMLLPKLQAEGKSLDDLIAQLKQPLETQEVRFKLEATDYRALGEQVIADLRQTSLEGFAFNPENEEGVRFDLTEPYGDGWLLLRMSLHEPLLVLQVENDQTGHIPAVLRTLSAFLDQYPAVNQEKLKALI, from the coding sequence ATGTCCCATCATCACGTCTTGCAAAATGGATCAGATATTCGTGGAATTGCTATCGCTACAGACGAATATGCTGTCAATCTCACTCCACAAGCCACCCAGGAAGTAGTTCGCGGACTTATTCATTGGCTAACTCAGAAGCCGGAACTGGCGCAGGTCTATCAAAAAGGCCAATTGACCATCGGTATCGGTCGAGACAGCCGCCTCAGCGGTCCAGATTTGGTCGCAGCCTTTACAGAAGAAGCCGTTTGTCTGGGCGTTCAGCTGATTGACTTTGGCATGGCCACCACGCCAGCTCTCTTCATGAGCACCCAGTATCCGCAGTTCAAGTGCCACGCTGGTGTCATGATCACTGCCAGCCACCTGCCCTATTACTTCAACGGCATTAAGATTTTTTCGGAAAATGGCGGAGCAGAACATGAAGATATTGACTTCATCCTCTCGCATAGTGAAGACTTGCCAGCTTCTTCCCTTGGAAGTATCACCAGTGCAGACCTGATTACGCCTTATGCCCAAGATCTGGTTGGTAAAATTCGTACCGCCTGTGGTGGACAAGAAAAACCACTGACAGGTCTTAATATCATCGTCGATGCTGGAAATGGTGCGGGAGGATTCTTTGCTGAGAAAGTGTTGGCAGAATTGGGAGCAGATACCACTGGTTCACAATTCCTAGACCCAGACGGCACCTTCCCAAACCATGTTCCAAACCCAGATAACAAGGAAGCTATGGAAAGCATTCGTCAGGCTGTCTTGAAGCAAGGTGCAGACCTAGGCATTATCTTTGATACCGACGTTGACCGTGCCGCCCTGGTCACCAAGTCAGGAGAAATTCTCAATCGTAACAACCTGATTGCCGTTCTCAGCCAGATTGTCCTAGCTGAACATCCAGGAACCAGCATTGTGACCAATTCCCCAACGACTGAACACCTTAAGGTCTTTATAGAAAGTCTGGGAGGCAAACAAATTCGCTATATTTCAGGCTACCGTAATGTCATAAACCGTGCTATTTTAGCCAATCAAGAAGGAGTTGATTGCCAGTTGGCTATCGAAACATCTGGACATGCTGCCTTTAAGGAAAATTACTTCCTCGATGACGGAACGTATGTAGCGGCTAAGATTCTCATGCTCTTACCCAAACTGCAAGCGGAAGGCAAGTCCTTGGACGACTTGATTGCCCAGCTCAAGCAACCCTTGGAAACCCAAGAAGTGCGGTTCAAACTGGAAGCCACAGACTATCGAGCGCTTGGTGAACAGGTCATTGCTGACCTCCGCCAAACCAGCCTCGAAGGCTTTGCTTTTAACCCAGAAAACGAAGAAGGAGTGCGGTTTGACCTGACTGAGCCTTATGGTGACGGCTGGCTCTTGCTCCGTATGAGCCTCCACGAGCCGCTCTTGGTCTTGCAGGTGGAGAATGACCAGACTGGACACATACCTGCCGTTTTACGAACTCTCTCAGCCTTTTTGGACCAGTACCCAGCAGTCAATCAGGAAAAATTGAAAGCATTGATTTAG
- a CDS encoding sensor histidine kinase → MIAKFIREYRSFYFSYIVLATSFILLFFLYQLPTEFLQNALLLSLTFLILLTVGLFWKFRNRMRALEDYVHEEALPLLNKPVDLAYLNLIEAEKEATREQLLVYKSREEDLQAMVKMWSHQMKVPLAALSLMSQTDNLNQQDVNHQLLRLDNYMANLLNYLKLTNHVSDFRFEQVEVREVVVDLVKKYRNQFLQKDISVIIDGNWLLKTDRKWLSFALSQIIDNALKYNKTGGKVAIELNGGISIFDTGIGILAEDLPRLFDEGFTGFNGREHQKATGFGLYLTKRVLNQLELAISVESQLEIGTTVSITKVQ, encoded by the coding sequence ATGATAGCAAAATTTATCCGCGAATACCGGAGTTTTTACTTCTCCTACATTGTTCTGGCTACTAGTTTTATCTTGCTCTTCTTTCTCTATCAACTGCCCACCGAATTCCTGCAAAACGCTCTGCTATTGTCCCTAACCTTCTTAATCCTTCTAACTGTAGGGCTTTTCTGGAAGTTTCGCAACCGCATGAGAGCCTTGGAAGACTATGTCCATGAAGAAGCTCTGCCCCTGCTTAATAAGCCTGTGGACTTGGCCTATCTCAACTTGATTGAGGCAGAGAAGGAGGCGACACGGGAGCAGCTTTTGGTCTATAAGTCACGAGAAGAAGACCTGCAAGCTATGGTCAAAATGTGGTCCCACCAAATGAAAGTGCCTTTGGCTGCCCTGTCTTTGATGAGCCAGACTGACAATCTCAACCAGCAGGATGTCAATCACCAGCTCTTACGCTTGGATAATTACATGGCCAATCTCCTCAACTACCTCAAGCTGACCAACCATGTCAGTGATTTTCGTTTTGAGCAGGTGGAAGTAAGAGAAGTGGTGGTGGATTTGGTCAAAAAATACCGCAATCAGTTCTTGCAAAAGGACATTTCAGTGATTATCGATGGAAATTGGCTACTGAAAACCGACAGAAAGTGGCTTAGTTTTGCCCTATCACAGATTATCGACAACGCCCTCAAGTACAATAAGACTGGTGGAAAGGTGGCCATTGAATTGAATGGAGGAATTTCCATTTTCGATACGGGAATTGGGATTCTGGCAGAAGACCTTCCTCGCCTGTTTGACGAGGGATTTACAGGTTTTAATGGACGAGAACACCAAAAAGCGACAGGATTTGGATTGTATCTGACCAAGCGGGTCTTGAATCAGTTGGAACTAGCTATTTCCGTGGAAAGTCAACTGGAAATTGGGACAACTGTAAGCATTACAAAAGTACAGTAG
- a CDS encoding response regulator transcription factor — protein MKKEKIYIVEDDEMIVQLLKQHLGKSYQVESVQNFRAVSQEVAEIKPDLVLMDINLPYYNGFYWTTEIRKTMTMPIIFISSSDDEMNAVMAMNMGGDDFVSKPFSLGILDAKIGAFLRRVNQFSKSSELSIDQFQLSLDGRFSNESEQVQLSPTETKILSALLERQGQIVSKDELLEKLWENEEFIDQNTLNVNMTRLRKKVSEVGFERIHTVRGVGYLIK, from the coding sequence ATGAAAAAAGAGAAGATTTATATTGTTGAAGATGATGAGATGATTGTCCAACTCTTGAAGCAGCATTTGGGAAAATCTTATCAGGTAGAAAGTGTGCAGAATTTCCGAGCTGTCAGTCAGGAAGTTGCGGAAATCAAACCAGACTTAGTGCTGATGGACATTAACTTGCCCTATTACAACGGTTTTTATTGGACGACAGAAATCCGTAAAACCATGACCATGCCCATTATCTTTATCTCTTCTAGCGATGATGAGATGAATGCGGTCATGGCCATGAACATGGGTGGCGATGATTTTGTCTCCAAGCCATTTTCTCTAGGAATTTTGGATGCCAAAATCGGAGCCTTCCTGCGTCGGGTTAATCAATTCAGCAAATCGAGCGAATTGTCTATCGATCAGTTCCAGCTTAGTTTGGACGGGCGATTTTCAAACGAATCGGAACAGGTTCAGCTTTCACCTACTGAAACCAAGATTTTATCCGCCTTACTAGAAAGACAAGGGCAGATTGTCAGCAAGGATGAACTCTTGGAAAAACTCTGGGAAAATGAAGAATTTATCGACCAGAATACGCTCAATGTAAACATGACCAGACTGCGTAAGAAGGTGAGCGAAGTCGGGTTTGAACGAATTCATACCGTTCGTGGCGTGGGGTACTTGATCAAATGA
- a CDS encoding type II toxin-antitoxin system RelE family toxin, which produces MKTCYKLVPTSRFIKQLKKLDKFTQKQITNYLSSHVTDNPRQYGKALTANRSGQWRYRIGNYRVIVNIEDDKLIVTSIKMRNGSI; this is translated from the coding sequence ATGAAGACCTGTTATAAACTCGTACCGACCAGTCGTTTTATTAAACAGTTGAAAAAGTTGGACAAATTTACCCAAAAACAGATTACCAACTACTTGTCCAGTCATGTGACTGACAACCCTAGACAATACGGAAAAGCCTTGACTGCTAATCGTTCTGGCCAATGGCGCTATCGTATCGGCAATTACAGGGTTATCGTTAATATTGAAGATGATAAATTGATTGTGACAAGCATAAAAATGAGAAATGGAAGTATATAA
- the relB gene encoding type II toxin-antitoxin system RelB family antitoxin translates to MAAITLKVSEQDKLFMQAMAKFEGVSLSELIRTKTLEALEDEYDARVADIALSEYEADLAKGIEPISWEEMLEELGLTDEDLL, encoded by the coding sequence ATGGCAGCTATTACATTGAAAGTTTCTGAGCAGGACAAGCTCTTTATGCAGGCTATGGCAAAGTTTGAAGGTGTCAGTTTGTCAGAACTCATTCGGACTAAAACCCTTGAAGCTCTCGAAGATGAATATGATGCCCGTGTGGCAGATATCGCTCTGTCTGAATACGAGGCAGACTTGGCGAAAGGCATTGAGCCGATTAGCTGGGAGGAAATGTTGGAAGAGTTGGGGTTGACGGATGAAGACCTGTTATAA
- a CDS encoding ABC transporter permease — protein MFYLKLAGQNIRKSMGVFAPFVLASLVLFTLICSMFLIMLSPVMKTMGSGAISIGLGVIILTIFSVIMEIYSFNFLMKQRAREFGLYNMLGMNKKKVALIASLELMMIFLLVVVLGSVLAGVFANVLYLIFVNITHYSDLHFGIEPLAFVMTAFLFAGFFFLLELLAIRTIGKTSPLILFRASEKGEREPKGNVLLAALGVFSLGMGYYLSLSSKAEGLAVIYRFFIAVLFVIAGTYLFYISFMTWYLKARRKNKRYFYTPEHFITTSQMIFRMKQHATGLANITLLAVMAFVTIATTTSLYTGMSSMTGALYPKETSITYKVSDRSQGEMAFQQSVLSHFPEKADDSLSYLTYQAGLVYDGGEEIVISPKNISNPDFSKMAFTYFITQDDFRKLGNDLPELAANQVVFMRPSEKPSLKKLVLGDQSFENVANLDKAIFPDITNTLNAAVMVVSDDTVLNAVREYYESNNPQGYLVSLDYRVFTDLTDEEVLSLGEQSGEIYEILDENGEYLGNVMQRTDFNNLLMGFTGGFLFTGFLLGISFLLGAALIIYYKQYSEGHEDKKSYKILQEVGMSQKAVKKTINSQTLTVFFMPLVMATLHFVIALIMLKQMLLSFGVTSSLMIYTVSGITLLAVTLIYFVIYKWTSRTYYRIIER, from the coding sequence ATGTTTTACCTCAAACTTGCTGGGCAAAATATCCGAAAATCCATGGGTGTTTTTGCTCCCTTCGTTTTAGCCAGTCTGGTCCTCTTTACCCTGATTTGTTCCATGTTCTTGATCATGCTGAGTCCAGTTATGAAGACCATGGGCTCTGGTGCCATTTCTATCGGTCTTGGTGTGATTATTCTGACCATTTTCTCGGTCATTATGGAGATTTATAGTTTTAATTTCCTGATGAAACAACGGGCGAGAGAATTTGGTCTCTATAACATGCTGGGGATGAACAAGAAAAAAGTAGCCTTGATAGCTAGCCTCGAATTGATGATGATTTTCTTGCTAGTTGTGGTTCTTGGTTCTGTTTTAGCTGGTGTGTTTGCAAATGTTCTCTACTTGATTTTTGTCAATATAACACATTATAGTGATTTACATTTTGGAATTGAGCCTCTGGCCTTTGTCATGACTGCCTTTCTCTTTGCTGGTTTCTTCTTTCTCTTGGAATTGCTAGCCATTCGGACCATTGGCAAGACCAGTCCGCTGATTTTGTTCCGAGCTAGTGAAAAAGGAGAGAGAGAGCCGAAAGGAAATGTTCTTCTAGCTGCTCTTGGTGTTTTTAGTCTTGGGATGGGCTACTACCTATCGCTTTCATCGAAAGCAGAAGGTCTAGCTGTTATCTATCGGTTCTTTATCGCTGTGCTCTTTGTCATTGCGGGGACCTATCTGTTCTACATCAGTTTTATGACTTGGTATTTGAAGGCTCGTCGGAAAAACAAGCGGTATTTCTATACGCCAGAGCATTTCATTACGACATCGCAGATGATTTTTCGGATGAAGCAGCACGCAACGGGTTTGGCCAATATTACGCTACTTGCGGTCATGGCCTTTGTGACCATTGCGACCACAACCTCCCTTTATACAGGTATGAGCAGTATGACAGGTGCACTATATCCCAAGGAAACATCTATTACCTATAAAGTTTCGGATAGAAGTCAAGGTGAAATGGCCTTCCAGCAATCGGTGCTCAGCCATTTTCCAGAAAAAGCCGATGACAGTCTATCCTATCTGACCTACCAAGCTGGTCTGGTATATGATGGTGGCGAAGAGATTGTCATTAGCCCAAAAAATATTTCTAATCCAGATTTTTCTAAAATGGCCTTTACCTACTTCATCACCCAAGATGATTTCAGAAAATTGGGGAATGACCTGCCAGAGCTTGCTGCCAATCAAGTGGTCTTTATGCGTCCGAGCGAAAAACCATCGCTGAAGAAGCTTGTTTTGGGCGATCAATCCTTTGAGAATGTAGCCAATCTTGATAAGGCTATTTTCCCAGACATCACCAATACGCTAAATGCCGCCGTTATGGTAGTCAGTGATGACACAGTGTTGAATGCTGTTCGTGAGTATTACGAATCCAATAATCCGCAAGGCTATCTTGTTAGCCTAGATTATCGTGTCTTTACCGACTTGACTGATGAAGAGGTACTCTCTCTTGGAGAGCAATCTGGTGAAATATACGAAATTCTCGATGAAAATGGAGAATATCTTGGAAATGTTATGCAACGTACGGATTTCAACAATTTACTGATGGGCTTTACAGGCGGTTTCCTCTTTACAGGTTTCTTGCTGGGAATTAGTTTCCTACTGGGTGCAGCCTTGATTATCTACTATAAGCAGTATTCAGAAGGGCATGAGGACAAGAAATCCTACAAGATTCTACAAGAAGTAGGCATGAGCCAGAAGGCTGTCAAGAAAACAATTAACTCCCAAACACTTACGGTCTTCTTTATGCCTTTGGTCATGGCGACCCTACACTTTGTCATCGCCCTTATCATGCTCAAGCAAATGCTACTAAGTTTTGGTGTTACCTCATCACTAATGATTTACACAGTCAGTGGCATCACCCTACTGGCAGTCACTCTGATTTACTTTGTCATTTACAAGTGGACTAGTCGCACTTATTATCGCATTATTGAACGGTAG
- a CDS encoding ABC transporter ATP-binding protein: MLLEINHLEKVYRTRFSKEETRALQDVDFKVEEGEFIAIMGESGSGKTTLLNILATLDKPTRGSVILNNQDITKIKESKLADFRLRNLGFVFQDFNLLDTLSIQDNIFLPLVLARESYQEMEKRLEVLAPKLRIQDLLKKRPFELSGGQKQRVAIARSLITQPQIVLADEPTAALDYRNSEDLLNLFEEINRDGQTILMVTHSANAASHAKRVLFIKDGRIFHQLYKADKSNQDFAKEISLNMSALLGGE, translated from the coding sequence ATGTTATTAGAAATCAATCATTTAGAAAAAGTTTACCGCACGCGCTTTTCAAAAGAGGAAACTCGTGCCTTGCAAGATGTGGATTTTAAGGTAGAAGAGGGCGAGTTTATCGCTATCATGGGGGAAAGTGGTTCTGGTAAGACGACTTTGCTCAACATTCTAGCAACCCTGGACAAGCCGACGAGGGGCTCTGTTATCTTAAACAATCAAGACATCACCAAAATCAAGGAAAGCAAGCTGGCAGATTTCCGTTTGCGTAATCTTGGCTTTGTCTTCCAAGATTTTAACCTCTTGGACACCCTGTCCATCCAAGACAATATCTTTTTACCTCTGGTATTGGCACGTGAGAGCTATCAGGAAATGGAGAAACGGTTGGAAGTATTGGCACCAAAACTACGGATTCAAGATTTGCTGAAAAAACGTCCCTTTGAACTTTCTGGTGGACAAAAGCAGCGCGTGGCTATTGCTCGTAGTTTGATTACCCAGCCACAGATTGTCCTAGCGGACGAACCGACGGCTGCCCTAGATTATCGCAATTCGGAAGACTTGCTGAATTTGTTTGAAGAGATTAACCGTGACGGGCAAACTATTCTCATGGTGACCCACTCGGCCAACGCAGCCAGCCACGCCAAACGTGTCTTGTTTATCAAAGATGGTCGTATTTTCCATCAACTGTACAAGGCAGACAAGAGCAATCAAGACTTTGCCAAGGAGATTTCACTCAATATGTCTGCACTTTTAGGGGGTGAGTAG
- a CDS encoding ABC transporter permease, with product MKDYFLAEWTKTRKIQLLVIGIAFLSFSSMIGLGIYFANRDVLIDGTQSLVLWGQLTFYNSTLLYPPMLAIIAGLLLVPEFERKTLDMLKANQVSMRKLYLGKLMSSFLLILPIQLLLLLIFIVAAKIDGISFDLSLATHVKWIALSLLSSFPIITLQSYITVKTRNFSKGVGVATIGSMLNFVLIFINESFTKFFPYSQPMIGLRSRALQDMTFLEFILFITVNIVFSFIFYQLTIKNLENSK from the coding sequence ATGAAAGATTACTTCTTAGCTGAGTGGACAAAAACAAGGAAAATTCAATTATTAGTCATTGGGATTGCCTTTTTGAGTTTCTCTAGTATGATAGGATTGGGTATCTATTTTGCTAATCGTGATGTTTTAATCGACGGAACTCAATCTTTGGTTCTGTGGGGACAACTGACCTTTTACAATAGTACCTTACTTTATCCTCCTATGTTAGCCATTATTGCAGGTCTCTTATTAGTTCCTGAATTTGAGCGAAAAACTCTTGACATGCTAAAGGCTAATCAAGTTTCTATGAGGAAATTATATTTAGGAAAATTAATGAGCAGTTTTCTTCTTATTCTTCCAATTCAACTCTTATTGCTGCTGATTTTTATAGTTGCGGCAAAAATTGACGGCATTTCATTTGACCTTAGTTTAGCCACACATGTTAAATGGATTGCTTTATCGCTTTTGTCTTCCTTTCCAATTATTACACTCCAATCCTATATCACTGTAAAAACTCGAAATTTCAGTAAGGGAGTCGGTGTTGCTACCATTGGTAGTATGCTTAATTTTGTATTAATTTTTATCAATGAAAGTTTTACGAAATTTTTCCCTTACTCTCAACCGATGATTGGATTACGGAGTAGGGCATTGCAAGATATGACATTTTTAGAGTTTATCTTATTTATTACAGTGAATATTGTGTTTAGTTTTATTTTTTATCAGTTAACTATCAAGAATTTGGAAAATAGTAAATAA
- a CDS encoding ABC transporter permease, translated as MNGVYIEWLKSRRTKSISIVIILMLVATLWNIATFISAFSSHPELRMAGTLFSNQNVNLLMFPIAVCVFASRIVGNEHEGQTFKLQIANGQSLTAIFRDKFFFMLVSFVIMSAIEIMIIYLFGTQAGISISLQIIGIQFIGQILAIFSLICLYLTLAMILEKQGILLALGLLGGFLGIILNPKSYGFTSLLNPITGSGSLAPYKYQFLGDGTITYNLDSQLLEKIVCYAIYCLILYLLAVLILRKKGN; from the coding sequence ATGAATGGTGTTTACATTGAATGGCTAAAAAGTAGACGAACAAAATCTATTTCAATTGTCATTATTTTGATGTTGGTTGCCACACTTTGGAATATTGCAACTTTTATCTCTGCTTTCTCTTCACATCCAGAGTTAAGAATGGCTGGAACCTTGTTTAGTAATCAGAATGTCAATCTACTTATGTTCCCGATTGCAGTTTGTGTGTTTGCTAGTCGAATTGTAGGGAATGAACATGAAGGGCAGACCTTTAAACTACAAATAGCTAATGGTCAAAGCCTAACAGCCATTTTTCGTGATAAATTCTTTTTTATGCTGGTTTCCTTTGTTATTATGTCTGCTATCGAAATTATGATTATTTATCTTTTCGGAACACAGGCAGGAATCTCTATTTCTTTGCAGATTATTGGTATTCAGTTTATTGGGCAGATACTTGCAATATTTTCATTGATTTGTCTTTATCTGACCTTGGCCATGATTCTTGAAAAGCAGGGGATTCTGCTAGCACTAGGACTTTTAGGTGGTTTTCTAGGAATTATCTTAAACCCAAAAAGTTATGGTTTTACCAGTTTACTTAACCCAATCACTGGTTCAGGAAGTCTTGCGCCTTATAAATATCAATTTCTGGGTGACGGCACAATTACCTATAATTTAGATAGTCAGTTGCTTGAGAAAATCGTCTGTTATGCCATTTACTGCTTGATACTCTACCTTTTGGCGGTTCTAATATTAAGAAAGAAAGGGAACTAA
- a CDS encoding ABC transporter ATP-binding protein — MLLEINHLKKVYKDVTTVDIEKITVREGEIYGFLGPNGAGKTTTMKMILSLVTPTSGEIFINKKDIRNDKKYLNQIGSMIEEPSYYPNLTGYENLLVFQKMVGFDKNNIRPTLELVGLADEKNRKKLVKAYSLGMKQRLALAFALVKKPKILLLDEPTNGLDPAGIHEIRELIVQLAKEKGLTVFISSHILPEIEHIADRVGIINHGRLVYEGEIEAIKSNTWIEIGGDFSQKNIVQTLVELGTVEILSASESQVTLRDLDNDRLADLVSYLIENGYRIFRVVRESETLEDIFLNLTKEA; from the coding sequence ATGTTATTAGAAATCAATCATTTAAAAAAAGTTTACAAAGACGTTACCACTGTTGATATTGAAAAGATTACTGTACGAGAAGGAGAAATCTACGGCTTTCTTGGACCAAATGGTGCAGGTAAGACAACTACGATGAAAATGATTCTATCACTTGTCACTCCGACTTCAGGTGAAATTTTTATTAATAAAAAAGACATTCGAAATGACAAAAAATACCTAAATCAGATTGGATCTATGATAGAAGAACCGTCCTATTATCCTAATTTAACTGGATATGAAAATTTATTAGTGTTTCAAAAAATGGTGGGATTTGATAAAAATAATATCCGGCCAACATTGGAGCTCGTTGGATTAGCTGATGAAAAAAATCGAAAAAAATTAGTTAAGGCCTATTCTCTTGGTATGAAACAGCGACTTGCCTTAGCATTTGCTTTAGTGAAAAAGCCGAAAATCTTATTATTAGATGAGCCCACAAATGGTCTTGATCCAGCTGGTATTCATGAAATTCGTGAATTAATTGTTCAATTAGCCAAAGAAAAAGGTCTGACTGTCTTTATTTCCAGTCACATTCTTCCGGAAATTGAACACATTGCAGATCGAGTTGGGATTATCAATCATGGTCGTCTTGTCTATGAGGGAGAAATTGAAGCTATTAAGTCAAATACTTGGATTGAAATTGGCGGTGATTTTTCACAGAAAAATATTGTTCAGACCTTAGTTGAACTTGGAACGGTAGAAATTTTGAGTGCATCCGAAAGTCAAGTAACTTTAAGGGATTTGGATAACGATCGGTTAGCAGATCTGGTGAGCTATTTAATAGAAAATGGATACCGAATATTCCGAGTGGTTAGAGAAAGTGAAACTCTTGAAGATATTTTCCTAAATCTAACAAAGGAGGCGTAA
- a CDS encoding NisI/SpaI family lantibiotic immunity lipoprotein, with protein sequence MKKKVISMLALGSIILTACSSSSAGFSFDEGYQTFHYKGKVYAVSKQEVAEDSIQGTEVQFMEWPVVKEEGAVKKTVSLNNLYVTTNKEWAIGVQDGYYKVDLEENVAESDRIDYQSVLENVDFT encoded by the coding sequence ATGAAAAAGAAAGTAATTAGCATGCTGGCTTTGGGAAGCATAATCCTAACTGCTTGCTCTTCCTCTTCAGCAGGTTTTAGCTTTGATGAGGGCTATCAAACTTTCCATTACAAGGGAAAAGTCTATGCCGTTAGCAAACAGGAAGTTGCCGAAGATAGTATTCAAGGAACAGAAGTTCAGTTTATGGAATGGCCTGTTGTCAAAGAAGAAGGGGCAGTGAAAAAGACAGTATCCTTGAATAATCTCTATGTAACCACTAACAAGGAATGGGCCATCGGTGTCCAGGATGGTTACTATAAGGTAGATTTAGAAGAAAATGTTGCTGAATCAGACCGAATCGACTATCAAAGTGTACTTGAGAATGTTGATTTTACTTAA
- a CDS encoding ATP-grasp domain-containing protein, translating into MNYLVISPFYPENFQPFTIELAKKEGVTVLGIGQEPYDQLPEELRNALTEYFRVENLENLDEVKRAAAFLIYKHGPIDRVESHNEYWLENDAALREQFNIFGAKPKHLKKTKFKSEMKKYFKKAGVPVVPGVVVKSERDFGRALKNVGFPMIAKPDNGVGASGAFKIENKEDFDRFVETWDGATIYFLEKFVNSSIITTYDGLLDYEGNVVFETGLTYVHTPFELMQTKKDNAYFIEKELDFKLVEYGRAIIKAFGMRERFFHIEFFKDGDDYIAIEYNNRMAGGFTVEAYNYAHSIDLFRDYANVATGGTVEERRFEPQYCLVATRRDTTEYVHSADDIHQTFAGKIKTVKRMPDAFAELQGNDAYLLVTESKKELDEMIAYIGLTK; encoded by the coding sequence ATGAATTATCTCGTTATTTCACCTTTTTATCCAGAAAATTTCCAACCATTTACCATTGAATTGGCAAAAAAAGAAGGCGTTACGGTTCTAGGTATCGGGCAAGAACCTTACGATCAATTGCCTGAAGAACTTCGTAATGCCTTAACAGAATACTTCCGTGTTGAGAATCTTGAAAACTTGGATGAAGTCAAGCGTGCAGCAGCCTTTCTTATTTACAAGCATGGTCCAATTGACCGTGTAGAATCCCACAATGAATATTGGCTTGAAAACGATGCAGCCCTCCGTGAACAATTCAACATTTTTGGTGCTAAGCCTAAACACCTGAAAAAGACCAAATTTAAGTCTGAAATGAAAAAATATTTCAAAAAAGCAGGTGTTCCAGTTGTTCCAGGTGTGGTTGTTAAATCGGAACGTGATTTTGGCAGAGCTTTGAAGAATGTTGGTTTTCCAATGATTGCTAAACCAGACAACGGTGTTGGAGCATCAGGTGCCTTCAAAATCGAAAATAAAGAAGATTTTGATCGGTTTGTGGAGACATGGGATGGAGCAACTATTTATTTCCTCGAAAAATTTGTCAATTCAAGTATTATCACTACTTATGATGGTTTGTTGGACTACGAAGGCAATGTTGTCTTTGAAACAGGCTTGACTTATGTTCATACTCCATTTGAATTGATGCAAACCAAGAAGGACAATGCCTACTTTATCGAAAAAGAATTAGATTTTAAACTGGTTGAGTATGGCAGAGCTATTATCAAGGCCTTTGGTATGAGAGAGCGTTTTTTCCATATTGAATTTTTCAAGGATGGGGACGACTACATTGCCATTGAATACAATAACCGTATGGCAGGCGGTTTCACAGTTGAAGCCTATAACTACGCTCATTCCATTGATCTTTTCCGTGATTATGCCAATGTCGCAACAGGTGGTACAGTTGAGGAACGTAGATTTGAACCACAATACTGCTTGGTAGCAACCCGCCGTGATACGACCGAATATGTTCACTCAGCAGATGATATCCATCAGACATTCGCTGGTAAGATTAAGACAGTCAAACGGATGCCAGATGCCTTTGCGGAACTTCAGGGAAATGATGCCTATCTTCTTGTAACGGAAAGCAAGAAAGAGTTAGATGAAATGATTGCTTATATTGGTCTAACAAAATAA